A portion of the Gigantopelta aegis isolate Gae_Host chromosome 10, Gae_host_genome, whole genome shotgun sequence genome contains these proteins:
- the LOC121383691 gene encoding uncharacterized protein LOC121383691: MRLYRYMLNNFTYKYMDVLEKVVYSYNHTKHRMLGQTPASVNQTNEEEVRLSQYLIKPKNAIHKKIKFTFNIGDKVRVSHLRGTFDREYQEKWSAEIFTIEKRYWSQGKELYKLKDWGGDAIEGTFYAVELQKVTENPDQLYSMQDIVKRRTCNKQKEVLVKWLHWPKKYNSWIQEPDVVRYQTV; the protein is encoded by the coding sequence ATGCGTCTCTATCGCTACATGTTAAACAACTTTACTTACAAGTACATGGATGTCCTAGAGAAAGTTGTCTATAGCTATAACCACACCAAACATCGAATGTTAGGTCAAACACCAGCCAGTGTCAACCAAACGAACGAAGAAGAGGTCCGTCTGTCTCAGTACCTGATCAAACCTAAAAATGCAATCCACAAAAAGATAAAATTTACATTTAACATAGGTGATAAAGTACGAGTTAGTCATCTTCGGGGTACCTTTGATCGGGAATACCAAGAGAAATGGTCTGCCGAAATATTTACCATTGAGAAAAGGTACTGGTCTCAAGGTAAAGAATTGTACAAATTAAAGGACTGGGGTGGTGATGCCATCGAAGGGACATTCTATGCAGTTGAACTTCAAAAGGTGACTGAGAATCCTGATCAACTGTACAGTATGCAAGACATTGTGAAGAGGAGAACTTgtaacaaacagaaagaagtgTTGGTCAAATGGCTTCACTGGCCTAAGAAATACAATTCGTGGATTCAAGAACCAGACGTTGTTCGATATCAAACAGTATAA
- the LOC121383692 gene encoding uncharacterized protein F54H12.2-like — MASYMNKAEVEAHAEEFSIFELPRTFTSVENFYYEDTRPTSQITTENSPVEFNVYGQGIDYIDLKRTKLHVRAKTTKADGSILTKDEKVGPVNLCLQSLWSQVDLTLNGKLFTTFTNLYPYKSYLKVLLNGRSTAKESSLQSQLYYKDTSDDIDSSDPVTGINSGLINSHTVDMEEPLYEDFLDIKRYLINGVNLQIKLFQTRPSFHLMAGEDNPYYKVKIEDVYLRVCKVRPNTAIITAHAKMLQDTEAKYPFTRSDIKVASIPKGQLSFTWDHLFQNKCPNKVVVALVSAEAVNGSYTKNPFNFAMYDLDTIALYMNGESLPAQPLHVGSNQYISAYNSMFEGRESIGLDVSRQDFRNGYALYQFTLEPYHLKDGYLDLIKRGNLRLDLQFKKALSETVNCLIYSEDNLLLQIDGARNILYAEP, encoded by the coding sequence atggcTTCCTATATGAATAAAGCTGAAGTAGAGGCCCATGCCGAAGAATTCTCTATCTTTGAACTTCCACGTACATTCACTTCTGTGGAAAACTTCTATTATGAGGACACGAGACCCACATCTCAGATCACCACAGAAAACAGTCCTGTGGAGTTTAACGTTTATGGTCAAGGTATCGATTACATCGACCTGAAACGTACCAAACTACACGTCAGAGCTAAAACCACCAAAGCCGATGGCAGCATCTTGACAAAAGATGAAAAAGTGGGACCCGTCAATCTATGTCTTCAGAGTTTGTGGTCTCAAGTGGATCTGACACTCAATGGAAAACTTTTCACCACCTTTACCAATCTGTATCCATACAAGAGCTACCTGAAAGTGTTGTTGAATGGCAGATCCACAGCCAAGGAATCGTCCCTGCAATCCCAACTGTACTACAAAGACACGTCTGATGATATAGACAGTTCAGATCCTGTAACAGGCATCAATTCGGGACTCATTAACAGTCACACCGTGGATATGGAAGAACCACTATATGAAGactttttagacatcaaacgtTATCTCATCAATGGCGTCAATCTACAGATCAAACTGTTCCAAACCAGGCCTTCCTTCCATCTGATGGCAGGAGAAGATAATCCTTATTACAAAGTCAAGATCGAAGACGTATACCTCAGAGTCTGCAAAGTGCGACCCAATACAGCCATCATCACGGCTCACGCCAAGATGTTGCAGGACACTGAAGCCAAATATCCTTTCACGAGGAGTGACATCAAAGTGGCCTCCATACCCAAGGGACAACTGAGTTTCACCTGGGATCACctgtttcaaaataaatgtcCCAACAAAGTTGTGGTGGCACTGGTCTCTGCCGAAGCAGTGAATGGCAGTTACACCAAAAATCCATTTAATTTTGCCATGTACGATCTGGACACGATTGCCTTGTACATGAATGGAGAATCGCTACCAGCTCAACCTCTACATGTGGGCAGCAACCAGTACATCTCGGCCTACAACAGTATGTTCGAAGGAAGAGAATCCATAGGACTGGACGTGTCTAGACAGGATTTTAGAAATGGTTATGCTCTGTATCAATTCACCTTGGAACCTTACCACTTGAAGGACGGATACCTGGATCTTATAAAAAGGGGTAATCTACGACTGGACTTACAGTTTAAAAAAGCCTTATCAGAAACGGTCAACTGTTTGATCTACTCGGAAGACAACCTTCTGCTTCAAATCGACGGAGCCAGGAACATCTTGTATGCAGAACCATGA